From the genome of Jannaschia sp. S6380:
CCTCCCGCGTCAGGACGACCGTGTGGCCCTCCCGGCGCAGCACCTCCGCCAACTCGCGCGCGAAGCGCAGCATCATGTCCGCCTCGGTCGCGCCGCCCCGCTCGGCCCCCGGGTCGACGCCGCCATGGCCTGGGTCGAGCGCAATGACGAGCGGCCCGTCGCCCGTCTGGCGCGGGCGGATCACCGTCTCCACCGGTTCGGGATCGTGGTCCCAGCCTTGCGACACGAGCGGCCCGGTTCGCCCCGCCCCGTCGCTCAGCAGGACGTTGATCCGCGGCGTGTCCCCGGTCGTCATCCAGGCCCGTTCGATATGTGCGGGGCCGTGCAATTCGACCGACAGCCGCGACCAGCCCGGCCCGATCCGGCCGGAAAGTACCGGCCCGAACGCGGCGAAGGCGGTGGTGTCGAGGCCGGTCCAATCGACCTCGGACGTGTCCAGGATCAGCCGCCAGGGATCGACCTCGACGAAGACGCGCCAAGGCACCGGCTGGGCCAGTGCGATGCCGATCTCGGCCCCGCGCCGCATCTCTCGCGCCTCCACGCCCAGGACGGGCGCCCGGGCGTTGAACTCATGCGCCGAAGGGGCGCCGCCGGCCAGGCAGGCAATCAGGAGCAGGGCCAGCCGGATCATCGCGACCCCATGAAGGCGGCCAGGCGGTCCAGCCCCTCCTCGATATCTTCGGTCGCGCGCGCATAGCTGAACCGCAGCGTCCGAGCCCCGCGCCCCGGGTCGAAATCGACCCCCGGCGTGACGGCCACGCCCGCGCGATCCAGGATTTCGGCCGCCAGCGCCACACTGTCCCCGGTCAAATCCGACACATCCGCATAAACGTAGAAGGCCCCGTCCGGCGGCGCGATCCGCGGAAAACCGGCGCCCGGCAACCGGTCCAGCATAAGCTGACGGTTGCGGGCGTAGATCGACAGGTTAGCAGTCAGCTCCGCCTCGGCGTCCATGGCATGCAACGCGGCGACCTGCGAGGCGTGGGGCGCGCAGATGAACATGTTCTGGGCCAGGCGTTCCAAGGTGCGGACATGACCCTCGGGCACGACCATCCATCCGATCCGCCACCCGGTCATGCTGAAATACTTGCTGAAGGAGTTTACGACGTAGACGTCGTCCGACACCTCCAGCGCACTGACCGCGCGGTCGCCGTACTGGATGCCATGATAGATCTCGTCCGAGATGAAGGCCGTGCCTTGCGCCTGGCAGGCGTCGATCAGGGTGGCCATCGAGGCGCGATCCAGCATCGTCCCCGTCGGGTTCGACGGCGAGGCCACGATCAACCCGGCCAGATCGTCCGGCAAATCAGTGGCGCGCGGCTGGAACCGATCCTCCGCCCGCGTCTCGATGCCCACGTCCCGCAGGCTCAGCGCGCGCAGGATCTGGCGGTAGGACGGATACCCCGGCAGCCCCAGGCCGACCCGGTCACCCGCATCGAAAAGCGCCGTGAACGCCAGCAGGAACGCGGCCGAAGAGCCGGCCGTGACCACCACGCGGCCCGGGTCCAGATCGACGTCGTACCAGTCGCGATAAAGGCGTGCGATGCGCGCGCGAAGCTCCGGCAGGCCCAGCGCGACGGTATAGCCGAGCGGTCCCGCCCCCATGGCGGCGGCAAGGGCGTGGCGGGCGGCGGTCGGGGCGGGCGTGCCCGGCTGGCCCACTTCCATGTGGATGACGCGACGGCCCGCCGCCTCGGCGCGCCGGGCCGCTTCCATCACATCCATCACGATGAACGGATCCACCTGCGAGCGGTCGGATAACCGTGTTGCGCCTGCCATGCAGCCCTCCGATACTTGGCGGCACAGATGCCCCGGCCGGCGCGCCGGGGTCAATGCGTCCGGTGGCGGACGACCCGGGGCCAGTGGCGTTCCGCCCGCGTGGCCGAATTCGGGCCCGACGAAGGATCCGATCCGGCACCTGGCCCTGAAACGGAAAACGGGGCGCCCTGCGACGCCCCGTCCCGCGGTTCGAAAGGCGGTCGGTCAGCCGCCGAAGGACCACCAGCCCTTGCGTTTCGGCTTGGCCGGAGCCTCGGCAACGACCTCCGGCATGTCGGGTTCCGGCTCGGAACGCTCCGGCTCGGCCTGCGCGCCCGAACCGCCGGCGTCGTCTTCGACTGTCGGTTCGGTCGACGGCGCCGGTGCCTTGGCACGGGTGCGCGGCTTGGCCTTGGGCTTCTCGGCTACCGGGGTCTCCTCCGCCGGGGCCTCCGCCGCCTCGGGTGCGGCATCGGGGGCGGCCTCCGGCACGTCGGCCGCCTCGGCCGCCCCGCCTTGATCCGAAGTGGTCGGCTTCTTTGAGCGCGACCGGCTGCGCGAGCGGGACTTCGACTTGGGCGCCCCGTCCTCCGCCGCGGGCGCGTTCGCCACGTCCCCTTGGGTGGCCCCGGCCTCGATCGGCTCGGCCACCTCGGCGCCCTGCGCCGCCTCGGCCTTCGGGTCCTCCGTGCGATCCTGCGTCGCGTCGTCGCCGTTTCCGCCCTTCTTGCGGCGCGACCGGCGGCGGCGCTTCTTCTTCGGCGCGCCGTCATCTCCGCCATGGCGCTCGGCCCGGACCTCGCCGCCCTGATCGGCGTCGTTCGCGGCAGGCGCCTCGTCCTCGATCACATCGCCATCGGCGTCGTCCGCCTCGTCCTCGGCCGAGGTCCAGGACGTGTCCATCTGAATCACGTTCGAAGGCTTCGGCACAATGCGGGTGGCCGTCTTGAACTTCTCGATGGCGTAGTCGGGCGCGACCATCGACGGCTCGGCCACCACGCGCACGGCCATGTCGTAGCGCGCCTCGATCGCTGCGAGATGCTCGCGCTTCTCGTTCATCAGATAGTTGCAGATGTCGACCGGGACCTTCAGCAGCACTTCGCGGGAGCGCTTCTTGACGCCTTCCTCCTCGATCGCACGCAGGATCTGCAACGCGACGGAATCGTCGGACCGGATCAGGCCCGTTCCATGGCAATGCGGACAGGCCTGCGTCGTCGCCTCCAGCATTCCGGGGCGCAGCCGCTGGCGCGACATCTCCAGGAGGCCGAAGCCCGAGATCCGGCCCACCTGGATGCGGGCGCGGTCGTTCTTCAGCGCGTCTTTCAGGCGCTTCTCGACGGCGGCGTTGTTCTTGCGCTCGTCCATGTCGATAAAGTCGATGACGATCAGCCCGGCCAGGTCGCGCAGGCGCATCTGGCGCGCCACCTCGTCGGCGGCTTCCAAGTTGGTCTTGGTCGCCGTCTCCTCGATCGAGCCTTCCTTGGTGGCCTTGCCCGAGTTCACGTCGACCGCAACCAGCGCCTCGGTAATGCCGATGACGATATAGCCGCCGGACGGCAGCTGCACCGTCGGATTGAACATCGCCGCCAGATAGCTCTCGACGCCGTGCTTGGCGAAGAGCGGCTGCCCGCCGGTCGGGTGCTGCTTCACGTTCTTCGCATGCGACGGCATGATCAGCTTCATGTAGTCCTTGGCGTCGCGATACCCGGCCTCGCCCTCGACGATCACCTCGTCGATGTCGCGATTGTAGAGGTCGCGGATCGAGCGGTGGATGAGGTTCCCCTCCTCGTAGATCGGCGCGGGCGCAATCGACTTGAGCGTCAGTTCGCGCACCTGTTCCCACTGGCGCTGAAGGTATTCATAGTCGCGCTTGATCTCGGTCTTGGTACGCTTGGCGCCCGCGGTCCGCACGATCAGGCCCGCGCCCTGCGGCACGTCGATCTCGGACGCGATCTCCTTGAGCTTCTTGCGGTCGGCGGCGTTGGTGATCTTGCGGCTGATCCCGCCGCCCCGCGCGGTGTTGGGCATCAGCACGCAGTACCGGCCGGCCAGCGACAGATACGTCGTCAGCGCGGCGCCCTTGTTACCGCGCTCCTCCTTGACGACCTGCACCAGCATGATCTGGCGGACCTTCACGACCTCCTGGATCTTATACTTGCGCGCGCGCGTCCGCGTCGGCCGGGCCGGGCGGATGTCTTCGGCGGTGTCGTCGTCGGCCACGGTCTCGACGGCGGAATC
Proteins encoded in this window:
- a CDS encoding N-acetylmuramoyl-L-alanine amidase codes for the protein MIRLALLLIACLAGGAPSAHEFNARAPVLGVEAREMRRGAEIGIALAQPVPWRVFVEVDPWRLILDTSEVDWTGLDTTAFAAFGPVLSGRIGPGWSRLSVELHGPAHIERAWMTTGDTPRINVLLSDGAGRTGPLVSQGWDHDPEPVETVIRPRQTGDGPLVIALDPGHGGVDPGAERGGATEADMMLRFARELAEVLRREGHTVVLTREGDEFVGLRGRTSIARAAGADLMISLHADAVEGGGAQGATVYTLSSGNGDALAAEIAQRHARSDLLLGVTLPEQGDEIAQILVELARAETAPRASMLADALVTSLAAEGVRLHKRPRLGGRFTVLKAPDIPSVLLELGFMSDPQDLANLTSPEWRARMATAIARGIEAWAEADAVEALRLRR
- a CDS encoding aminotransferase class I/II-fold pyridoxal phosphate-dependent enzyme, which encodes MAGATRLSDRSQVDPFIVMDVMEAARRAEAAGRRVIHMEVGQPGTPAPTAARHALAAAMGAGPLGYTVALGLPELRARIARLYRDWYDVDLDPGRVVVTAGSSAAFLLAFTALFDAGDRVGLGLPGYPSYRQILRALSLRDVGIETRAEDRFQPRATDLPDDLAGLIVASPSNPTGTMLDRASMATLIDACQAQGTAFISDEIYHGIQYGDRAVSALEVSDDVYVVNSFSKYFSMTGWRIGWMVVPEGHVRTLERLAQNMFICAPHASQVAALHAMDAEAELTANLSIYARNRQLMLDRLPGAGFPRIAPPDGAFYVYADVSDLTGDSVALAAEILDRAGVAVTPGVDFDPGRGARTLRFSYARATEDIEEGLDRLAAFMGSR
- a CDS encoding ribonuclease E/G, producing MAKKMLIDATHPEETRVVVADGNKVEEFDFESLNRRQLAGNIYLAKVTRVEPSLQAAFVDYGGNRHGFLAFSEIHPDYYQIPKADRDAILAEERALARDQEDADDAEAEADEAADAEADAESGNEEAKPKKSRSRSRSRSRSRKKSETPESADASADESATDNGDGSDAPAPSPEEEPSAKAAIAADEVQDEGVVSGSAAELSEAAAAPSGSEDAGDESEDDGGPARTIAESAGLEDETVSDDKGASATEATPDADPAVQSEGTEGASEVEALPEPMGMETVDLGSDSTVETPVEDAPSESAPRKSRSRSRKKPAEPAEKDSAVETVADDDTAEDIRPARPTRTRARKYKIQEVVKVRQIMLVQVVKEERGNKGAALTTYLSLAGRYCVLMPNTARGGGISRKITNAADRKKLKEIASEIDVPQGAGLIVRTAGAKRTKTEIKRDYEYLQRQWEQVRELTLKSIAPAPIYEEGNLIHRSIRDLYNRDIDEVIVEGEAGYRDAKDYMKLIMPSHAKNVKQHPTGGQPLFAKHGVESYLAAMFNPTVQLPSGGYIVIGITEALVAVDVNSGKATKEGSIEETATKTNLEAADEVARQMRLRDLAGLIVIDFIDMDERKNNAAVEKRLKDALKNDRARIQVGRISGFGLLEMSRQRLRPGMLEATTQACPHCHGTGLIRSDDSVALQILRAIEEEGVKKRSREVLLKVPVDICNYLMNEKREHLAAIEARYDMAVRVVAEPSMVAPDYAIEKFKTATRIVPKPSNVIQMDTSWTSAEDEADDADGDVIEDEAPAANDADQGGEVRAERHGGDDGAPKKKRRRRSRRKKGGNGDDATQDRTEDPKAEAAQGAEVAEPIEAGATQGDVANAPAAEDGAPKSKSRSRSRSRSKKPTTSDQGGAAEAADVPEAAPDAAPEAAEAPAEETPVAEKPKAKPRTRAKAPAPSTEPTVEDDAGGSGAQAEPERSEPEPDMPEVVAEAPAKPKRKGWWSFGG